In Leptolyngbya sp. SIO1E4, one DNA window encodes the following:
- the urtD gene encoding urea ABC transporter ATP-binding protein UrtD, whose product MTPLLDIENVTVSFDGFKALNQLNFSMAEGELRVIIGPNGAGKTTFLDVITGKVQPTTGQARFKGKDLRKQAEHTIARLGIGRKFQTPRVYLNLTPRENLELSCNRTKNVFSTLFKKTPAAEKRTVGGLLETIGLDHKADIPADLLSHGEKQWLEIGMLVAQSPDLLLVDEPVAGLTDEETEQTGRLLMSLAESHSIIVIEHDMEFVRQIARQVTVLHEGSVLFEGTMDEVQNDPRVIEVYLGQETSITPEQTLMLRIAATMAWADKNFDPIEQTLILDRLSQQFAHEAHQQASLKDELKNLLAKEIPLEDLVPQLRSPAQREQALMLSYEVISANQINAAEAAVYQTLLTLLALPPETVSRLEAAALENLKS is encoded by the coding sequence ATGACTCCACTGCTCGACATTGAAAACGTCACCGTTAGCTTCGATGGTTTCAAAGCCCTCAACCAGTTGAACTTCAGCATGGCAGAGGGGGAACTGCGGGTCATCATCGGCCCGAACGGAGCGGGTAAAACTACCTTTCTAGATGTGATTACGGGCAAAGTGCAGCCGACTACGGGGCAAGCACGCTTCAAAGGCAAAGACCTGAGAAAACAGGCAGAGCACACCATTGCCCGTCTGGGCATTGGGCGTAAGTTTCAAACCCCTCGGGTATATCTCAACTTGACCCCGCGAGAGAATTTGGAGTTATCTTGCAATCGCACCAAAAACGTCTTCTCCACTCTTTTTAAGAAGACACCCGCTGCCGAGAAACGTACCGTGGGCGGGCTGTTAGAAACCATTGGCCTAGATCACAAGGCTGACATCCCAGCTGATTTGCTCTCCCATGGAGAAAAGCAATGGCTGGAAATTGGCATGCTCGTGGCCCAGTCTCCTGACTTGTTGCTGGTGGATGAACCCGTTGCAGGGCTCACTGATGAAGAGACAGAACAGACGGGGCGCTTGCTGATGTCTTTGGCCGAAAGCCACTCCATCATCGTGATTGAGCATGACATGGAGTTTGTGCGGCAAATTGCCCGTCAGGTAACGGTGCTGCACGAAGGCTCTGTCCTGTTTGAAGGCACGATGGATGAGGTGCAGAACGACCCGCGCGTGATTGAAGTGTACCTGGGGCAAGAAACCTCCATTACCCCAGAGCAAACGCTCATGCTGCGCATTGCCGCCACCATGGCTTGGGCGGACAAAAATTTTGACCCGATCGAGCAAACGCTCATCTTAGACCGGCTGAGCCAGCAGTTTGCCCACGAGGCTCATCAGCAGGCCAGCTTAAAAGACGAACTCAAAAACCTGCTGGCCAAAGAAATCCCTCTGGAAGATCTCGTGCCCCAACTGCGATCGCCCGCTCAGCGAGAGCAGGCGCTAATGCTCAGTTATGAGGTCATCAGCGCTAACCAGATCAATGCAGCAGAGGCTGCGGTTTACCAAACCCTCTTGACCCTGCTCGCCTTACCCCCTGAAACCGTGAGCCGTTTAGAAGCGGCTGCCCTAGAAAACCTGAAATCATGA
- the urtE gene encoding urea ABC transporter ATP-binding subunit UrtE, whose product MLKISGLNFFYGESHILRNVDMTVPKGQMVCLIGRNGVGKTTLLKNVMGLLTARAGTIHYEGEPITGFSTDRRARMGIGYVPQGREIIPRLTVRENLIIGQEALGDRGKVSQAIPDEVFELFPVLKTMLGRMGGDLSGGQQQQLAIARALMSRPKLLLLDEPTEGIQPSIILDIEAAVRRIIETTGISVLLVEQHLHFVRQADFYYAMQKGGIVASGPTTELSNAVIQEFLAV is encoded by the coding sequence ATGCTGAAAATCTCGGGGCTGAACTTTTTCTATGGAGAAAGTCATATTCTCCGCAATGTGGACATGACCGTGCCGAAGGGGCAGATGGTGTGCCTGATTGGCCGCAATGGCGTCGGCAAAACGACCCTGCTGAAAAATGTGATGGGTCTGCTGACTGCCCGCGCAGGCACCATTCACTATGAAGGTGAGCCCATCACAGGGTTTTCTACGGACAGGCGCGCTCGCATGGGCATTGGCTATGTTCCCCAGGGTCGCGAGATTATTCCCCGTCTCACCGTGCGCGAAAACCTGATTATCGGGCAGGAGGCGCTGGGCGATCGCGGCAAAGTGAGTCAGGCGATTCCAGACGAGGTGTTTGAGCTATTCCCGGTGCTAAAAACGATGCTGGGTCGCATGGGGGGTGATCTGAGTGGGGGGCAGCAGCAGCAGCTAGCGATCGCCCGCGCCCTCATGAGCCGCCCTAAACTGCTGTTACTCGACGAACCCACTGAGGGGATTCAGCCCTCTATCATTCTGGATATTGAAGCGGCAGTCCGGCGCATTATTGAAACAACGGGTATTTCTGTATTGTTGGTAGAACAGCACCTGCACTTTGTCCGTCAGGCTGATTTTTACTATGCCATGCAAAAGGGCGGCATTGTGGCTTCTGGCCCCACAACGGAACTCAGCAACGCCGTGATTCAAGAGTTTCTCGCTGTTTGA